The segment ATGGACCCATCGTCTTCTTGAGGCGTTCGCGGTATTGGGCCCGGACTTGCTCGTTGTGCTCGTCGCCACCGGCCACATTGGCGCTGATGAGAATGGGCGGCATGATGCCTCGCTCGGCCAGGTTCTGGGCCACCTGCACCGTGATGGCGTTGACGATGGCCACGCTCGCGATGCTGGATGTGGCGCCCGCTCGCCCCGGGAAGCCGGGCACCTCGATGGAGGCGTCCCCGATGATTCCGCAGTTGTCGATGACCAGGTCCGCGACCTCATAGAGCTTCAAGCCGCTGGAATGTCGGGGCGCGGCGGATCGAGTGTGGGCCATGGAGGTCACCGCTATTACCTTCAGGCCACGGTCTTTTGCCTCCATTGCCATCTCGATGGGGACTGCATTGATGCCCGAGTTGGAGAAGATCATGATGACCTCTCCCTCGCGTACATCCCACTGGTTCAGCACCACGGCCGCGTAGCCTTCGAGACGTTCGGCCTTGCCCTGTGTGGGATCGTTGATGGGCTGCACGGGGACGAGCCCGCCCGCTCTGCCTTGGGCCTCGAGGGCCGACATATGCGAATGTCCGCTGCCAAATACGTGTAAGATGCCACCCTCGGCGAGCGAATCGGTGATCCAGGAAGCAGCCTCCAGAATG is part of the Chloroflexota bacterium genome and harbors:
- a CDS encoding SIS domain-containing protein, which gives rise to MLANDYLINAQSLVKKIQETQMKAILEAASWITDSLAEGGILHVFGSGHSHMSALEAQGRAGGLVPVQPINDPTQGKAERLEGYAAVVLNQWDVREGEVIMIFSNSGINAVPIEMAMEAKDRGLKVIAVTSMAHTRSAAPRHSSGLKLYEVADLVIDNCGIIGDASIEVPGFPGRAGATSSIASVAIVNAITVQVAQNLAERGIMPPILISANVAGGDEHNEQVRAQYRERLKKTMGPSYRKPVSAA